One Glycine max cultivar Williams 82 chromosome 4, Glycine_max_v4.0, whole genome shotgun sequence DNA segment encodes these proteins:
- the LOC102660269 gene encoding uncharacterized protein, translating into MRKSKSEYAREKKKEASSAEGREVPYPLVRSRKDKERLLARFLDIFKKLEITMPFGEALQQMPLYAKFLKDMLTRNNKYIHSDTIVMEGNYSVVIQRILPPKHKVPGSVTIPCSIGEVSVGKALIDLGASINLMSLSMCRRLGELEIMPTMMTLQLADCSITRPYGVIEDVLVWVKHLIFPVDFVVMDIEEDAYIPLILGRPFMSTASCVVDMGKKKLEMGIEDQQIRFDLFNEERKLLDQNVCLQVKEFDEKVLKERTKIDPG; encoded by the coding sequence atgaGAAAAAGCAAGAGTGAGtatgctagagagaaaaagaaagaagcatctTCAGCAGAAGGGagagaagtaccatatcctttgGTACGTTCTAGGAAAGACAAAGAAAGACTTCTAGCTAGATTTCTGGATATTTTCAAGAAGTTAGAAATTACcatgccctttggagaagctttacagcagatgccGCTTTATGCTAAATTTCTGAAAGACATGCTAACTAGGAATAACAAGTACATCCATAGTGACACCATAGTTATGGAGGGAAACTACAGCGTCGTAATTCAACGTATCCTTCCACCAAAACATAAAGTTCCAGGCAGCgtcactataccttgttctatagGTGAAGTTTCTGTTGGCAAAGCTCTTATTGATTTGGGAGCCAGTATTAATTTGATGTCGCTTTCCATGTGCCGGAGACTTGGAGAGCTGGAGATAATGCCTACTATGATGACTTTACAGTTAGCAGATTGCTCCATCACCAGACCTTATGGAGTGATTGAGGATGTTCTGGTTTGGGTCAAGCATCTTATCTTTCCTGTTGACTTCGTTGTAATGGACATTGAGGAAGATGCATATATTCCCTTAATTTTGGGACGTCCATTTATGTCTACTGCAAGCTGTGTAGTGGACATGGGGAAGAAAAAGTTAGAAATGGGTATTGAAGACCAACAGATTAGGTTTGATCTAtttaatgaagaaagaaaattgctGGACCAAAATGTTTGTTTACAGGTGAAGGAGTTTGATGAGAAGGTTCTGAAGGAGAGAACCAAGATTGATCCAGGATAA